The following is a genomic window from Bombus vancouverensis nearcticus chromosome 15, iyBomVanc1_principal, whole genome shotgun sequence.
GAAATGAATGATTTCAGCTAACTTGATCAACGCGACAAAAAAATAGTCGCGGATTCACGACTTCATTAACGCTCatcgagattttttcttttttaaagaaaattattgtaGTGATGCTACGATGGCAAAAACCGTCAAATCTGATGTAGGTTATGAAAAGTTTGGGGCATCGACGAAGGAAAACCGCGAATAGGAGCGAAAGAAACGAGCAAATTGTGTTGCAGGAAACTTCGTCGAATGAGCACGCCAGACTAAGGAAGAAAGTCATACGATTTTGAACTAGAGGAAAAGTAACTTAACGCGTTGTCTTCCAAGAGGTGCACTTACATTGCGCGATAGTAGTTTGATTCGGGCATGGCAACTTGCCTCTCAAGTTCTTCTTCGCTCGAGCACAAAGTGTTCTAATGGTACATTTGGTGGGTACTGGCGTTCTCTCGTACAGTACACGTGTTTAGCCTTAAGATAGTTTATTTCGCTGGCTCCGTGTCAGACGCTAGAAGTTTCATCGAAGTACATTATATCGTGATTTATATTTGGAATTTCACCAGTTGTCTTGAAACTTTTTAAAGGAAGAAAATCTGCCACTAAATGTTTCATTATGACAAATCTCTGATATATCTTAGCAGTATTTGGAAAGTTGCCTGGAAAGCATATACAATCATatggaaattattttaatatgactaatagcttattttgaaaaataagctATTGTTGGCTATATGTTAtcaaaaaatttcattgaaatatctTCCCAGCGTAAATCCATTGCAAATCGGGCAGCGAGGAACTGCAAATGGAGTAGTTGTCAGATGAGTTTTACGCATCGGTAAAAAACGCATGATTTTTCATCAGGTCACGGGCCATGGATCCACTCGAAGAAGCGATCGACGTTGTGGTCAGCAGCCGCAAAAAGCCTCGAGAATACTGTTCTCTGAGTGTCAGTCCGAGAACATCACGGTGTCATCTCATCAAACAGCGAAGTCCTCGTCGTCTACAGCACTCAGCCCCGATTCGTCGAAGCTTGGATCGTCTCTCATCCCAAAAATTTCGAGACTTCAACCAAACGAAATCAACAATGCCATGCAAGCGAATggttaatatttttcatttaaagaaAGTTTTTCTACCTTcttctattttaaaattatttcaaatgaaAGAAATAGTTGTTATACAATTCTATACatgtaaatttctttttcttcttttatataaAGATTTCGTTGCGTTATTGAGTTTTTGCTTTTTGAAATGCTTGGACGAAGTGCTTCGTATAACACGTGATCTTAATCTTTTAGAAGCTTGCCCTCGGAAAAGGTGCTTAAAGCAACTATCTCAGGCTTCGATAGTCGAATTACATAAGGTCCATTTGCAGATAATAAGATCGTCCGTGGAAAACACGCGCAACACCAATAATTTGCACTTAATTACGACTAACTGAATGTGCAAGGAGgatcattaaaataaaaagattcaTGTGATGCAAAAATCGAAGCCGGATAAAACTTACTATTTTTGATAATTGAACGATCAAACTCCTCATTGAGTGAGAAATACgataatatttctaataaactaaataatctaattattttcattatattacTCTTCAATTGTAATTATCTATGTTTGATATACATGTGACATATTCATAACTATTGGcgtaaaaatgtttttttataagcTGTAACTAGTTATCTTTGACACAAGATTATATCCTTCTATACTTACAAAATGCTCCAATCGTATGCTTATCTGGGatagttataaaaatatatgacgAGTGAAAAAAGTACGAAGAGTTGCAACAGATCAAGAAAAATGCTAGATAGAAAGTATTGCATATACTTTACAAAACTCCATAGATGATATGATATTTAGACATTCATATACAGACATACACGTATATacgatttcctttttataagGATAAATGTTACGAAACTACTTTTACTTTAACCAACTAAGAATGTTAGAATAACGCTAATACGTAATCTCTTCGAGCCTCGTCATTtatctgtttctctttttctcctgcAGAAAAGGTGAAGATTGGCCCATCGTACTGGAACAATCGAGCCGAGGAGGGCGACTCATCGGCGAACGCGATGGAGCCAACAGAGGAACGCATGGAATCAACGGATTGTGATAGCAATCCATCAATGGCGTATTGTGCCACACCCAGAAGACTTAGCAGCTCCTCCGTGGAAAGTGCAAAAATACcagaagaagaggagaaaaaaacGTTCGCGGCCGCGGACTCGACAATGAGGCCAAGAACGGGTCGCGTGCCGCGAAAGAAGCGATCCGTCGGATCTATGGAGGATCTATGGGACGAGACAGTGTTCGAAGATCCGACAAGGACAGCTAGAACCACACCGGTGATTAAGATCTCTTTCGGTGCTCAGGGTGAAGGGACTGTCTTGAAAATACCCTCCAAGATTCAGGATCCGGAGTACGAGCAGGAAACTGATGAAGCTGAGGAGGTGCAGACAGAAACGGAGAGAGATCCGTTGGAATTGCCCAGGAATTTTGACAACGATTATGATTATCGTGAGGATGGAGAGGAGGATGGACAGGAGCAAGTAGATCCTCAGAAACAGGGTGTGAAGGACGCCAGTGCTAAGGCTGCGAAACGTGCACTGAAGAAGGCTAAGAAAGAGGCCAGAAGGAAAATGCTCGGTGGAGTTTCGCCTGCGAGATCTCCTTGCAATGGATCTCCACGGTAAAATAACCGTTTTAAGATACTAGTTATAGGTGCATCTATATAGTGATTAcagaaaaagtatttgcacatattcttattttttaatGAGGCGCTCTTTTACGAGGTTCTACAtatcattttcatagtatcacTACGAAAGTACCACTAAATGATACGAATATACTATTTGGACCTAATTAATTAGCGTGTAAAcggtataataaatacaatagtgATCAAATACTTTTCGTAACTACCGTATTTTGGATTTATGAtacagatatatgtatatgacactaattatgatttatttttcttacagTTACAATCCTACGTACGACACATTATCGTATCACCGTCGCAAGCATAAAGTGAAGCATAAAAAGAAACACAAGGAAGACCGTAAACACAAGAGCCAACAGTCGCAGCATCAGCAGCCTTGTTTGGAATCCGGAAGTACCGAGAATCAGCAGAACTGGAACGTCCTTCCGGGCAGCGAATCGTACACAGCGATAAAGGAGCAGTGCCTGAAGCAAAAACTATCCATATCTCTGAAGAGATTGAATACAAACGCTTACGCTAGATGTGATTATCCTGTGAGTAATTCTTCGTTGGGTTGCAAAAGTCCTGGTGCAAGCAGTGATGAACTAAGTGAACAGGAACCTGAAGTCGACGCCGGCGAAACTGCTCCGGACTTTCCACCGCAGTCTCATCCTTTGATGATGCGTCTTGCCGCGACGCCTGTCGAACATTGTCTCACTGCTAACGGTAGAAGAATGGACGTTGGTGACGTGGTGTGGGGAAAGATTCATGGATTTCCTTGGTGGCCTGGAAAGGTATGCATTATTagatattcatttattttgctGGATATTCCTTTTAATATGTGTTCTCTAGTATGATCATGTGTATTCagcttaaataaatatcgtattCTAAAATGTGTGTTTGTTCTTCCAGGTTCTCAGCATCACAGTTTCTTGTAAAGAGGATGGTACGTCGTCCGGACCGCAGGCTCACGTCGCCTGGTACGGTTCTTCGACAAGTTCTCTAATGTCGTGTGACCAGTTGAGTCCATTTTTAGAAACATTCAAGGTAGATatcttattaatatataattatgtataatatatatatcggagatgaaagaacaccggagcctttggaattttggataatcccgcaacattgtaacctagagtctactatagctgtaattaaacaattgtagttattcaatccgattgtaattgttcgagagttgtgatagtgagcttgggctcgaggcgacagccagtcgccgaacgtagccgcggtcacgggatgaacgctttgtctaacaaaggcatggaataattctatagctctccttaaaaaggaaatagttgtaacactcgacagtaaacattccaacggtctctgtcccgtagctcgccacacgcagaccctattcttcgagtaagatgattgccagatgtcgatgcgtctccgcagtacatgttcagctagcccgaggacccgttatatatcttaagatttagccaactaaagtccttcaaacagacaaacagtctttgtcccaactacgggaaaataggagagacctatttttcaacgagcggcgtctcccactagcaactttccctcgagggcggctagcatctttttctaaccaccgatatggagattgaccaattagcagcaacgccaatttaccttactttctgaacgaaggcttttctcgacgaatctgatgatctcgtgtccttagacacaccccattatagttttcctctgtggcatcatcgggacgggaaagtcattctctcttgcgatctcatcgacgaaaagagtaaccccttacgaccagtgaatattacgcgtccgacttagattctgtgagcacgttcatctatcatcccgtcgaccgcggattcgttattgaacctaggatcattgtcattagtttctcgagtatctaactaccacggttacttgtccggttctatgataatcgtttcacgcccctaaccctaattctaatgtaaacccgacatatatataatttaaaaaagaataaatttatttcacttAGAAAGATGGCAATTTAGATTCATTGTTGATTCTAACTTCTAGTTGCTGCAGAGTGTTAAAGTAGCAGTATAATAATTGTGAATATCGATCGATGTCTGTTTTAGACGCGGTACAACAAGAAGAAACGAGGTCCGTATAAGGAAGCGATACGACAGGCACAGAATGAAGCCCGAAGTCAAATCACGCCTAACTCGACGAGTAGCGTTTTAAACGTGTGTAGCTCACCGCGCGAGGTCAACGTTCTCTCCTAAGGGAAGGTGCACGGCGCTCGACACCATTCCTTTAACTGCCGGGTATCCGTCGTCGGAGATTGATTCTAACGGCGGATCGAAATCGTCATGTAATATATAAAGCAAATTTTTGTACATAATTGACTTTAGCATTAATGGAATAGCTCTTGATCGATGTTTTAATTCAGTTGAGTCGCGCCTGCTGTCGTCGTCCATGTTAAATATGGTCAAACTAACGGCGACACCAACGCTGAATGAAGTTTACTGCCACCACTGGCTGTTTTTTTTTATCCTCAGCTTTTTTCGAGCGAACATTTAGCGTGTAAAAAGTATTTAGGTAGGATATAATCTCTAGAGATGACACGTCAGCTCTCGAGGAATAATTTCGTACTACACTAAAGAAATATGTCTATGACTTCTCTTTGATAGTTAGACACAGACAACATACATATACGTTAAAATCACACGGGTGTCGTCACTGTACATTAAACATCTCATTGATTACTAAATCATTATTTAGCGATGATCGTTTACTTGAATTctttatatatatgcatatacacacatatatatacatacatatatatacacatacgcGTATATATctgtattaataattttattgtgATCATTGTGTCAAGGACAAGTGTGTAGTATATATCCAGTGCGGGCAGTGAATCTTCGATACGACCCGTAGACGTTTCGGAAATCGTTTACGACTCTATTCGTCGCTTCTTTATAATTAACATATTTGAGAATATGGACAATACATTTTCGACAAATCGCAAATTCATTCATGACACTTTAATTACTGTTTGGCGTGTAGAATCGCTGAATGTTTAAGAAGCTTTAACCGAGAATGCTATAATGTTTAATCTTGTAAAACAGTGTATATTTTACGTGCTAAGAGAGTAATGGACAACCGAAATTTTTTGTAGCGCTGCATTCCTTGCATTCTTTATTATCTAAAATCAACTTTCCTTGAAAGTTTCGTTTACGCTTCATACCAACACTGCCAAGGATTGATATTCGTTTCAGTCTTCTTTCGTCGACGATAATCCTTGACGAGTCGACAGTTGTGAATTCCAAATGTCCGATGCTTCACAAACGGTCGATTATCCAAATCTCCACTTATATCAATATTTACGGTATCCAATGTTAACTTGGCgataaaaaaatgataaaagcgTGTCTCAGTCTGCTACAAacattctcttctttctctcgaaTTTCTTCCATCCTTCTTATCTCTCAAGCTCGACGTTTCATTATTACAATATTCggttattttacattcatcgaGCCGTTTTTTTCAGAAACGTTTCACCGTGTATCCGTAAATTTTCGTGATTAATTTCTGGACAAATCCATGTTCTATATTCAAGTTCTATATTTCCTCTTTACCAGTCATTATATTTGGGGCCGGCGTGACGTTTTGCGGAGCCTGAATATACATTCAAATCCTACACTTAAATTTTACAAcgaagaattatttatttacaaatgctgttacatattatatattttttataagcaGTTTTTTAATCAAGTCCAAGTAATATTTGTTCGCATCTATAATTCGCTTTCAAGGGGCAAAAGTTCAATGAAAGTACAAAATCTGTAATCGTGTACGACTTTTGCAAAAAAACTATTGTTGTAgtttaatttctctaaaaagtACATTTCTCTGAAAGCGCCTGGATTTTTTTATCTCATGTAGTTTCCAGGATACGAGGATTTTATAGAGTTACACTAAACTTTGATGACTTTTGTCACTCTTTTAAATTGAATCATCGCCATTAAAAAAAATGTCCTACATTTGTTAATGGTATCATCATTCTGtaaaaagttaatcaaaatcggtGTTTTTTAATTGGGTAATTTTGGGGCCGGGTTCCGGCGAACGCGCTGAACCTGCCTTGCGCTGGCCCTCATCATATTCCTATGTCTGAACGAACAGAAGTGCAAATGAGAATGAAGGGAAAATTCGATCGACTTCGTTCTAAAATATTTCCCTGGGGAATATGCGTGATTTGAGTAGCAGGGAATAAAATAAAGGAGACGAGAGGATCGTCACGCGACGAACACGTCAATATCACGATATCGAATCTTTATTTCGATATCAGTAATCACGTGCGAGTCAGCTGGATGTTTGCTCTTTGCTTTAAGATAGATCTTCATCAAATCTCCAGACCGTCGTTGGACAGACGTTCTCATCTCCatctcctcttttttcttttattttcgttcGAACTTTCCTATCTTTTTGGTCGTCGTTCGATCTTCGAATAAAAATGATCTTGAAGCTCGATCCTTTCGAGAACTGCCTAATGAATCCacgatattttcttcttcgttgaATCTAAATACCCTCCTTTCACTTATAGCAAAGTCCCATAACTATTCAAAGACATTGTTTCAGGAGAAACGAACTTTCTCCGTATCTTCGCGTTCGTCTTCTGACTTTTTCTCACAAATCCTCGATTCTCGTCGCCGATACGAAGacatttgtataaatatcgCGCTTTATCTCGTTTTATAGGAAAAATTCACGAAATGAATTCGATGAAATATTCAGTGAAAGTATGGATCGTAATTTCCGGCGCTTTGTACAAGCAACATCGCGCGCTTGGAAAAATTTGTACGAAGAAAAAGGTACTGTACAAGGAAGATAGCAATTAAAAAAGAGAAGGCACACAATTCGTTTCAGTGGATAACATTGAACGTAGAGGTAGATTTTTGTTGGTCGATAAGCTTTCTGATACGATCGTAGTTCGCGAATAGACGATTAATGGTTGTTTGATTTCTTGATTATCACCGACCAATTCTTCCGCAGAAAGCGAAATGTAATCAGAGATTCGAGTTGAATTGGCCTGGCGATAGTCGGTATAACGATAAcagataataatataaatttttatattgtcATTTTTTAAGTGAAAGGGCGCTAGTTAAGAGCCcttcttttaaattattgtttaaaatttttatattttcgtacgtagcgtatcaaatattttttattacaaatctctTTATGTAGCAAAGTATCCAACGctgttacgttatatttttttctcgagtCCGGTCGTAGCGCGTAaacaatatctttttaaaagtataaattaatcGATTGAAAGTGATTGGATTGTAACATATGAGACATTTGTTAGCTACTTGGTTCCCTTAAATCATTTGTCAAACAAAGTGTTCATCGTTTGAGTGAAACGattatttatgaataattaCAATGTTTCGTATTCTATTTACGAAAGACTTGTCCATGAAGTGTTCATGAAAGACTAACGTAACGAATTTTTCTCGAAATGTATATATTTGTCAGTAGGGAAGTTAGTTTCCTTAAGAAAAGTCGTTTAAACgagagaaggaacgagaaaTTAAAGTAGGATCTCTTGATTTTGTTTCCAAAAGCGttgttaaatatttcattgtttAGTTGAACTTCAAATTATCTATTTTTCGCACGTTGTTGATTTTTTTATTggctatttataatatttatttataattccaaGCATCGATGAATCGAATTTTACTATCTACTATTCCATTTCTGGTACATCGTTCCTTGGCGAGTTAATACAAGTAGAAAGATATAAGTAACGAGTTAATTCCACTCTAATATTTTCCCTATAGTTTCGCATCTAATGCTCGAATAATTATTACTCTCCCAATATTCCCATAAATAAACATTTCATATGTTACAATCCAATTGAGAAAAGAAACTAAATaatagaagagaaaaagagatacGATAATTTTTCATTACGAGCATCGACTAATTTCGCAATCACCGATATATGTATAACACACGCGAGGGATATTTAAACCAAATAACGTCCAGGAAAAAGACATTGCCTCTAACCCTCTATAACTGGATTTATCCTCGATCTATCCGGCTAATTACAGATTTGTATTCGAATAACGTCGAGAAGAGAAATTATCGATTTCTTTTGaaacttttatgtatattcATTAAGCGACACAAAAATTAAAACATTGACATGTTTCGTTTTGTAAGgcaggaaaaaaagaaagataaagtaAATAAGAGCCGTAAAAAAATAACCTGTTATTACGGAGGGTTAATTTACGCGAAAGATCTTTTCTATCGATAGAAACAGCAAAGGACTGAGGCAAGGCAGAAATATTAGACGTACGTGAATAATACATTCGTGAAAATTAGCCGTTAAAACGTTGATCGTGCTTGTTAACGAGGTTTAAAGAGGTACTTGCGTGCACGgatgagaaagagaaagaagaatgaTCGAAGAGTAACGAACGTTCGGCCGGATAAAAgctaaatagataaataataagcgaatgtgAAATATGTGTGAATGTGTTTAAGCGCGAATGAATGACAAGGAAAGGGATAACAAAGCGAGAAGCCAAGATGTTTTTAAGTAACTGTGATTTTTCAgatgtatattatacataaataatgACGAATTAATTTCTACGTGTATTATAATGCAAAACGACGAATGGTAAATACGATGATGTATCGATGTGTCGCTTGTGTCCGTACGAACGTTGTAGAATATTATTTCGACTAACACATATCGGGTAGAGAAGTGTTTGGCGGCGAAATAAATTACCGCTATTAATTAATCGTCATCGATTCATCGTTATTCGAttcgtaattaattaatcgagCATTATCATTACGAATATAGGTATGCGCGAGTCGTGGTACGTTGCCTAAAAAAATCTTTACGTATATACAATACTTATACATACACTGGACACGTTCACACTTACATAGAGTTCGATTGTTAATTGCTTGCATAATTGTATAAGAGAGCCACGTGTCATCTATGTAATATCATTGTATTCAGTAATACACACGTATACACACGTACACGCAGACACGAGTACACACACCGTAGATTTATTCTATACTTTTCGTCGCCTCCCGTCGAAAGAGTCGCTGTTCGCTATTTTGCGAATTCCTCTACTTTACTTCTTCTTTCCTCCCTTTTTTCCCCTTCTTTTTATTCCTCACCCCCTTTTTTTTCTTGCAATCAACCCTTCACGAACTGTTCCTAAAGAAAACGCCACTGTACCACGCTGAACCTATCGTTGAGCAGAAAATAAACTGCGTATATAAGTACGCGTGCAAAGCGAAAACGCATCGTCTTTCGATTCTCGACGATGCTTTCCCTCTCGATTTCTGAGCTAAGCGATTAGCTCTGGATTAGGTACTTAAATAATCGACAATAGGAGATAATGTTATCGTCGTTCAATCCTCGGAGCATAAAAATAAAGTCTCtatctatttatttttatcgttaatcGTTTCTAATGGGAAAACAGTGTCTCGTGAATTTTCTTTTAAGCTAATACACAGAGCCTTCTGTAATTGTGCGAGGCTCGTGCGtctatatatttcttaaatttcactttgtttctTTATCACTACGCTGTTATTCTCTGTTACGTGAATCGCATTCACGAAGAATGCGCATAATATTAGCGGAAGAAGTAACTTTCTAATTAGGCTTCATCCCGTTGGTTGTGTttaaaaaacacacacacatcTAGCGATAGATAAGCTAAAAATCAGGTAAACTAGCTAATTACCTTACTAACACCTTCAATTCGCTACAAATCTAGTATATGTACATTCTAAAATTCACAAAGAagctattttctaaactaaaataTTCTCAAAGATCTTTCACAGGATTTATAAttctagaaaaaagaaaaaaaaaaaaaaagaaaatgaatctCTATTTAGAATTTCGTCCTCGATTCTGGGAAGAATGTGAAAGGCGTAGAGTttcaagaatttctaaagctccAAGGGTTGGACGTCGAGTAAAGGACGTGTACTAATTGTCGCTATTGTTTTAAATAGCGGCAGCTTGATTTGCATATAGCCTAGTTGACCGCACAGCGAATCGATCCCGGTCCTACGTTTTCCTCGCGATTTTCCGCTGCTCGACGTAGGTGCGGCCCTATCCTGAGAAAAACAAGTGTTCATTTTTCGACGAAAATCCACTATGTGGAGAACGAACCGCGTACGCGCGTGCGTGCAAGCGTATGTTTTaaaagcgcgcgcgcgtgcaGAGGCGAATGATGAATTTTCGGGGAGTCCCCGAAAGaggacgaaaaagaaaaaaagaaaagaaataagtATGTTTCTAAACGATATTACACGATTAGTCGAGGGAAATAGATCCGTATAAGTACAAATAAACGAGCCTGAATGAATGTTTCGATAGAGGGCAACCCTGTTTTCCTTTTTATAACGAAAAATACGAGGAACCATTTATAAATAGTTTTTTTGAATAAAACGcggttaatataaataaatattctaacaatGATTAAAAGTCTTTTTATGCTCTTTCGTTGCTGTAGCGATGTAGAAGCGAGATTTTTTATCATACGATTTATTTTTGTCGATAAACTAATGATATAATTGTTAAGACAGAATGGAAAGGAGTCGAATTTTCTCtatacgatatatgtatatttagaaGAAAGATCAAAGTTGAGCTTCAGGTGGCAATTGTGTTCAAAATGTCAGATTTAAGTGGAATTCTTTGTCATAGCTTGTATCTTGATAGTAAGTGTGTAGTATGCATATGAGGAAAGAGGTATAACATGCGGAAGGCTAATTGTAAGTTTCTTTCGAGATCATTTTTCGAGATAGTGGATATATTCGTTGAAACAA
Proteins encoded in this region:
- the LOC117157196 gene encoding uncharacterized protein LOC117157196 isoform X1, yielding MAADTVALSALTLARGDKILVTVESALPDIIVVSFVHGAKCFQGALLDATKRGLPCGVQPPEPVPDPDGDKLATIAARFSYFQERKNSLTTAKVDLRRNINPPARYKNARPTVRLRPRQVLCSKCRSICNENSENVDVSRKRKHDEIQQEQQQPQQQQVTGHGSTRRSDRRCGQQPQKASRILFSECQSENITVSSHQTAKSSSSTALSPDSSKLGSSLIPKISRLQPNEINNAMQANEKVKIGPSYWNNRAEEGDSSANAMEPTEERMESTDCDSNPSMAYCATPRRLSSSSVESAKIPEEEEKKTFAAADSTMRPRTGRVPRKKRSVGSMEDLWDETVFEDPTRTARTTPVIKISFGAQGEGTVLKIPSKIQDPEYEQETDEAEEVQTETERDPLELPRNFDNDYDYREDGEEDGQEQVDPQKQGVKDASAKAAKRALKKAKKEARRKMLGGVSPARSPCNGSPRYNPTYDTLSYHRRKHKVKHKKKHKEDRKHKSQQSQHQQPCLESGSTENQQNWNVLPGSESYTAIKEQCLKQKLSISLKRLNTNAYARCDYPVSNSSLGCKSPGASSDELSEQEPEVDAGETAPDFPPQSHPLMMRLAATPVEHCLTANGRRMDVGDVVWGKIHGFPWWPGKVLSITVSCKEDGTSSGPQAHVAWYGSSTSSLMSCDQLSPFLETFKTRYNKKKRGPYKEAIRQAQNEARSQITPNSTSSVLNVCSSPREVNVLS
- the LOC117157196 gene encoding uncharacterized protein LOC117157196 isoform X2; the protein is MMKWNLQLFVPSFYDNQLRKGLPCGVQPPEPVPDPDGDKLATIAARFSYFQERKNSLTTAKVDLRRNINPPARYKNARPTVRLRPRQVLCSKCRSICNENSENVDVSRKRKHDEIQQEQQQPQQQQVTGHGSTRRSDRRCGQQPQKASRILFSECQSENITVSSHQTAKSSSSTALSPDSSKLGSSLIPKISRLQPNEINNAMQANEKVKIGPSYWNNRAEEGDSSANAMEPTEERMESTDCDSNPSMAYCATPRRLSSSSVESAKIPEEEEKKTFAAADSTMRPRTGRVPRKKRSVGSMEDLWDETVFEDPTRTARTTPVIKISFGAQGEGTVLKIPSKIQDPEYEQETDEAEEVQTETERDPLELPRNFDNDYDYREDGEEDGQEQVDPQKQGVKDASAKAAKRALKKAKKEARRKMLGGVSPARSPCNGSPRYNPTYDTLSYHRRKHKVKHKKKHKEDRKHKSQQSQHQQPCLESGSTENQQNWNVLPGSESYTAIKEQCLKQKLSISLKRLNTNAYARCDYPVSNSSLGCKSPGASSDELSEQEPEVDAGETAPDFPPQSHPLMMRLAATPVEHCLTANGRRMDVGDVVWGKIHGFPWWPGKVLSITVSCKEDGTSSGPQAHVAWYGSSTSSLMSCDQLSPFLETFKTRYNKKKRGPYKEAIRQAQNEARSQITPNSTSSVLNVCSSPREVNVLS